A single window of Crassostrea angulata isolate pt1a10 chromosome 8, ASM2561291v2, whole genome shotgun sequence DNA harbors:
- the LOC128157754 gene encoding uncharacterized protein LOC128157754, with amino-acid sequence MNPRSSAQDVHRCDLCETAIVHSYCDFCHVNLCKPCILDHILDEYDKHKIVPFQKRRSTLIHSKCETHSHRNCEFQCEDCNNMFVCSSCMASTQHKRHSFVEVTEVYKTKKDGIKKDTKELENHISPTYEEIAFDLENQLASLDGGYDKLTTTISKQGEQWHREIDIIVNKMKTEISDIKVKHKELLQKHLNDIEQIQSLIKETLHALRKIEESTEVSSTIEYSSKVSEFSKPPPKVKVTLPTFLPKPIDCDKLYTLFGQITPLSTVTEENVLSLNQPNTSVKELLDEPELVTKIQTGHKHLRNVTCVNEDMIWTSGNSNEIKCFNLKGSTLDTIHTKSGVWPGDIAVDSDGNLMYSGRETRTVNKVKRSETEELIRLKGWVPRNLCVTSTGDLPLTMYSDDENQSKVVRYSGSTEKQTIQFDDEGKPLYLGSSYMKHITENRNHDICVADCEAGAVVVVNQSGKLRWKYTGHPSVTKNKPFNPYGITTDSQSRILTADKDNHCIHILDHNGQFLRYIDNCDLKDPYGLCVDNNDNLFVCEFSRGNVKKFKYFK; translated from the coding sequence ATGAATCCCCGTTCTAGTGCCCAGGATGTACAccgatgtgacctttgtgagaccgccatagtacacagctactgtgacttttgtcatgtCAACCTATGTAAACCCTGTATATTAGATCATATATTAGATgaatatgacaaacataaaatagttcCTTTCCAGAAACGAAGATCAACCCTTATTCATTCGAAATGTGAAACACACTCACACAGAAATTGTGAATTCCAGTGCGAGGATTGCAACAATATGTTTGTTTGTTCTTCCTGCATGGCATCTACACAGCACAAAAGACATAGCTTCGTAGAAGTTACAGAAGTTTACAAAACTAAGAAAGATGgtataaaaaaagatacaaaagagttagaaaatcatatttcccctaCATATGAAGAAATTGCATTTGACTTAGAAAATCAGCTTGCAAGCCTTGATGGAGGATATGATAAACTTACAACAACAATTTCCAAACAAGGAGAgcaatggcacagagaaattGACATCATtgtcaacaaaatgaaaactgaaatcagCGACATAAAAGTAAAACACAAAGAACTTTTACAGAAACATTTGAATGATATCGAACAGATACAGTCTCTCATAAAGGAAACACTGCATGCCTTAAGGAAAATTGAGGAGTCCACTGAAGTATCTTCTACCATTGAATACAGCTCTAAGGTCAGTGAGTTCAGTAAGCCTCCACCCAAAGTTAAGGTTACACTGCCCACATTCCTTCCAAAACCAATAGACTGTGACAAGCTGTATACTTTGTTTGGACAGATCACCCCATTATCTACAGTTACAGAAGAAAATGTCTTGTCACTAAACCAACCCAACACTTCAGTCAAAGAACTACTGGATGAACCGGAGCTTGTTACCAAAATACAGACTGGGCATAAACATCTACGTAATGTTACCTGTGTAAATGAAGACATGATATGGACGAGTGGAAAtagcaatgaaatcaaatgcttCAATCTCAAAGGTTCAACACTTGACACAATCCATACAAAATCAGGTGTTTGGCCCGGTGATATAGCTGTAGACAGTGATGGGAATCTAATGTACTCAGGTAGAGAAACAAGAACAGTGAATAAAGTAAAGAGAAGCGAGACAGAAGAGTTAATCAGATTAAAGGGATGGGTGCCTCGTAATCTGTGTGTCACCTCTACTGGTGATCTCCCGCTTACCATGTACAGTGATGATGAAAATCAATCCAAAGTTGTCCGTTACTCAGGATCTACAGAgaaacaaaccattcagtttgacGATGAAGGTAAACCTTTGTACTTGGGGAGTAGTTATATGAAACACATCACAgagaacagaaaccatgacatctgtgtagctgactGTGAGGCTGGTGCAGTAGTAGTGGTTAATCAGAGCGGGAAACTCAGATGGAAATACACCGGTCATCCCTCAGTTACCAAGAACAAACCATTTAATCCCTAtggtatcacaacagacagtcagAGTCGTATCCTGACAGCAGATAAAGACAACCATTGTATCCACATTCTGGATCATAATGGACAGTTTCTccgttacattgataactgtgatctAAAGGATCCGtatggtttatgtgtggacaataATGACAATCTGTTTGTGTGTGAGTTTTCAAGGGGCAATgtaaagaaattcaaatattttaagtaa
- the LOC128160844 gene encoding uncharacterized protein LOC128160844 — MSVWPLGMGKGVVVRFTDSSKELRGLPPSYVPGSHLDPLADSQLPNNGTLMWNKNVEESNVSQFTCNSVNTPNENGDGAEKPVSRAKFRYIKFARFVIASVFIAVTIVVMSAVTIMYQKAPAPGPKAEDYSKEFQCFLSSDNTTTTYWKLRFNTAIVILCNYSENIEQIISNSSLLLEFNPNIYRLQAQHFPEINQTLQSETISTGRWIIRSLPIIEIRGGPVNCGDEGQFVITLKTPIRSYKHQVDVQIESDLSSVRMKVGKSAVDKQFEIRCSSTSGCTPASINLIGTLGNTTFPLYGMNFTCITTYNGDDGWSVGCTGSIPESVVSSIDEITCRPVLQNQTEADEAEAKISKEVLVCNDSLNCSFDCSEDNQDRYYSDPKFCNIFHRCEDDRLYTAPCGKGAYFSTQACVCSHIDDVIKEMGCDRDGMRLNVENVKTLCTDATGS, encoded by the exons ATGTCCGTCTGGCCCCTGGGGATGGGAAAAGGGGTTGTTGTT CGTTTTACTGATTCATCAAAAGAACTCAGGGGTTTGCCTCCGTCTTACGTTCCGGGATCACATTTGGATCCTTTGGCT GATTCCCAACTACCAAACAACGGCACACTAATGTGGAACAAGAATGTTGAGGAATCAAATGTTTCACAGTTCACCTGCAACTCTGTg AACACACCCAATGAAAATGGCGACGGTGCTGAAAAGCCTGTAAGCAGAGCTAAATTCCGTTACATAAAA TTTGCTAGATTTGTGATAGCATCAGTGTTCATAGCAGTGACTATTGTGGTGATGTCTGCGGTGACTATTATGTATCAGAAAGCTCCAGCTCCAGGTCCAAAAGCAG AGGATTATTCAAAAGAGTTCC AATGTTTTCTGAGCTCAGATAACACCACCACGACATATTGGAAATTGAGATTTAATACAGCGATAGTAATATTATGTAATTATTCAGAAAACATTGAACAAATCATCTCCAACTCATCACTTCTCCTGGAATTTAATCCAAATATCTACCGCCTCCAAGCACAACATTTTCCCGAGATTAATCAAACGCTACAGTCCGAAACGATTTCGACTGGACGATGGATTATCCGTTCTTTGCCAATCATAGAAATTCGTGGGGGCCCAGTAAATTGTGGTGATGAAGGACAGTTTGTAATAACATTAAAAACGCCAATAAGAAGTTATAAACACCAGGTAGACGTTCAAATCGAAA GTGATCTTTCTTCAGTTCGAATGAAAGTTGGTAAGTCAGCGGTGGACAAACAATTTGAGATCAGATGCTCGTCAACAAGTGGATGTACACCTGCATCAATTAATTTGATTGGAACTCTGGGAAATACAACTTTTCCTCTATATGGAATGAATTTTACTTGTATCACAACATATAACGGCGATGATGGTTGGTCCGTAGGTTGTACTGGAAGTATTCCCGAAAGTGTTGTGAGTTCCATTGACGAGATCACGTGCCGCCCTGTTCTTCAAAACCAGACAGAGGCTGACGAAGCGGAAgctaaaatttcaaaagaagTTTTAGTTTGTAACGACAGTTTAA attGTAGTTTTGACTGTTCTGAAGATAATCAGGACAGGTATTATTCAGATCCGAAATTTTGCAACATTTTCCACCGCTGTGAGGACGATAGACTCTACACAGCTCCCTGTGGTAAGGGTGCATACTTCTCTACTCAAGCCTGCGTCTGCAGccatattgatgacgtcataaaggaAATGGGCTGCGATAGGGATGGGATGCGACTTAACGTAGAAAACGTAAAAACGCTATGCACGGATGCTACTGGAAGTTAG